In Arthrobacter sp. B3I4, the following proteins share a genomic window:
- a CDS encoding DNA-3-methyladenine glycosylase — translation MTSAELSAGPGADADASLRWHPGGPYDLLRTLSPLRRGHGDPSIRVAPDGVWMAFTTPAGPATLRLAAAGPVSAPWIDARAWGPGAVEAVRGVPRLLGGDDDWTAFDEPAFHATLPRMVADARRRNREVRLPATGRMIDALVPTVLEQKVTVIEARRGYRYLMYRFGTAAPGAGTVAPGNLMVQPTPEQWLRVPSWEWHKAGVGPQRSDTVMRVLRSAAALERLAGLPSADASQKLQTFPGIGVWTAAEVVQRTHGCPDSIAVGDYHLAAYVGAALTGRRTDDAGMLRLLAPWAGHRQRVVRLIGLSGFRKPVFGPRMTIQDHRGH, via the coding sequence GTGACTTCCGCAGAACTTTCCGCCGGCCCGGGCGCCGATGCGGACGCCTCCCTGCGCTGGCATCCGGGGGGCCCGTATGACCTGCTTCGGACCCTGAGCCCGTTGCGCCGGGGCCACGGCGACCCGTCGATCCGGGTCGCCCCCGACGGGGTCTGGATGGCATTCACGACGCCGGCCGGCCCGGCCACGCTCCGCCTGGCCGCCGCGGGTCCGGTGTCCGCGCCCTGGATCGACGCGCGTGCGTGGGGACCCGGCGCCGTCGAGGCCGTCCGCGGTGTTCCCCGGCTGCTGGGCGGTGACGACGACTGGACGGCTTTCGATGAACCGGCCTTCCACGCCACCCTCCCCCGCATGGTCGCCGACGCCCGGCGCAGGAACCGCGAGGTCCGGCTGCCGGCCACGGGCAGGATGATTGATGCCCTGGTGCCGACGGTCCTGGAACAAAAAGTCACCGTCATCGAGGCGCGCCGCGGGTACCGCTACCTGATGTACCGCTTCGGGACCGCCGCCCCGGGCGCCGGGACGGTGGCCCCGGGCAACCTGATGGTGCAGCCGACACCTGAGCAATGGTTGCGTGTCCCGTCCTGGGAATGGCATAAGGCCGGTGTTGGTCCGCAGCGCTCGGACACTGTCATGCGGGTGCTACGGTCCGCTGCCGCGTTGGAACGACTGGCCGGGCTGCCCTCGGCGGACGCGAGCCAGAAGTTGCAGACCTTTCCCGGCATCGGCGTCTGGACGGCAGCCGAAGTGGTGCAGCGCACCCACGGCTGCCCGGATTCGATCGCGGTGGGCGATTACCACCTGGCGGCGTACGTCGGCGCGGCCCTGACCGGCCGCCGGACGGACGACGCCGGCATGCTGCGGCTGCTGGCGCCCTGGGCCGGGCACCGGCAACGGGTGGTGCGCCTGATCGGCCTCAGCGGTTTCCGCAAGCCGGTCTTCGGCCCGCGGATGACCATCCAGGACCACCGCGGGCACTAA
- a CDS encoding VOC family protein, with the protein MAGGVVHFELPADDEERARNFYGSLFGWGFQVMPEMEYTLAMTTPMDEDGRPAVSGSINGALFRRGDLSAPVVTVDVEDIDAALAKVETLGGAVHRGKMDVGGMGWNAYFRDTEGNIIGLWQSAAPTGGAGEGGPGTTAGNDLGA; encoded by the coding sequence ATGGCTGGCGGAGTGGTGCACTTTGAACTTCCCGCAGACGATGAGGAGCGTGCCCGTAACTTCTACGGTTCCCTCTTCGGCTGGGGATTCCAAGTTATGCCCGAGATGGAATACACCCTGGCGATGACGACGCCAATGGACGAGGACGGCCGGCCCGCCGTGTCCGGTTCCATCAATGGCGCCCTCTTCCGCCGGGGGGACCTGAGCGCCCCGGTGGTGACCGTAGATGTCGAGGACATCGACGCGGCGCTTGCCAAGGTCGAGACGCTCGGCGGTGCCGTCCACCGCGGGAAGATGGACGTCGGCGGGATGGGCTGGAACGCCTACTTCAGGGACACCGAGGGCAACATCATCGGACTGTGGCAATCCGCGGCGCCGACAGGCGGCGCGGGAGAGGGCGGCCCCGGAACAACGGCGGGAAACGACCTCGGAGCGTGA
- a CDS encoding SLC13 family permease: MLLAGIAALGSGLLPGPAFEELAGRTLPVLGFVVAMSLVTELADDAGVFRAVTDRVAAWGRGRIRLLWSLVIGLSTLSTVFLSLDTTAVLVTPVVVLLAVHARIPPLPFALTTIWLANTASLLLPVSNLTNLLAQARLGLSPAAFASLVWAPALIGILLPPLLLWLAFRKELRGRYGPQPLHRVQDRVLLSASAGVVLLLLPALVSGIPVYLPASAAAAVLLGLFLWRRRSTLRWSMVPWRPLMLTAGLFMVVEALHANGATSFLAGAAGSGDSLPALLQLAGLGAGAANAVNNLPAYLALEPVGGSPVRLAALLIGVNLGPLVTPWASLATLLWHERLRALNVEIRWSGFAVAGLAAVVLTLPLAVLALWLTNRMH, translated from the coding sequence ATGCTGCTGGCCGGGATCGCAGCGCTGGGCAGCGGGCTGCTGCCCGGACCGGCGTTCGAGGAGCTCGCGGGGCGCACGCTGCCCGTGCTGGGCTTCGTGGTGGCAATGTCCCTGGTGACGGAACTGGCGGACGACGCCGGGGTCTTCCGGGCGGTCACCGACCGGGTGGCTGCCTGGGGCCGGGGCCGCATCCGGCTCCTGTGGTCCCTGGTGATCGGCCTCTCGACACTCTCCACGGTGTTCTTGTCCCTGGATACGACGGCGGTGCTGGTCACCCCCGTCGTCGTGCTGCTGGCCGTGCACGCGCGGATCCCGCCGCTGCCGTTTGCCCTGACCACTATCTGGCTGGCCAATACCGCCTCGCTGCTGCTGCCGGTGTCCAACCTGACCAATCTGCTCGCCCAGGCCCGGCTCGGCCTCAGCCCGGCAGCGTTCGCCTCGCTGGTCTGGGCTCCGGCGCTGATAGGAATCCTGCTGCCCCCGCTGTTGCTCTGGCTGGCCTTCCGGAAGGAGCTGCGCGGCCGCTACGGCCCGCAGCCGCTGCATCGGGTGCAGGACAGGGTGCTGCTCTCCGCCTCAGCGGGCGTGGTACTGCTTCTGCTGCCGGCCCTGGTATCCGGCATACCGGTGTACCTGCCCGCCTCCGCCGCGGCCGCGGTCCTGCTGGGGCTCTTCCTGTGGCGGCGCCGCTCAACGCTGCGCTGGTCCATGGTCCCGTGGCGGCCGCTCATGCTCACCGCCGGCCTGTTCATGGTGGTGGAGGCGCTGCACGCGAACGGTGCCACCTCCTTCCTGGCCGGGGCGGCCGGGTCGGGGGACAGCCTGCCGGCGCTGCTGCAGCTGGCGGGGCTCGGCGCGGGGGCCGCCAACGCGGTCAACAACCTCCCGGCCTACCTCGCGCTGGAGCCTGTGGGCGGCTCGCCGGTACGGCTCGCGGCGCTGCTGATCGGCGTGAACCTCGGCCCGCTGGTCACACCCTGGGCGTCGCTGGCGACCCTGCTTTGGCATGAACGCCTGCGGGCGCTCAACGTCGAAATCCGTTGGAGCGGCTTCGCGGTCGCCGGCCTGGCTGCCGTCGTTCTCACGCTCCCGCTGGCCGTCCTGGCGCTGTGGCTGACCAACAGGATGCATTGA
- a CDS encoding cystathionine beta-synthase: MKYAQSVLDLIGNTPLVKLNHVTDGIAATVLVKLEYLNPGGSIKDRIAAKMIEEAERSGKLQPGGTIVEPTSGNTGVGLALVAQQKGYRCIFVVPDKVGEDKRAVLQAYGAEVVVTPTAVAPDSPQSYYGVSDRLVSEIPGAYKPDQFSNPAAPGSHYESTGPEIWTDTEGKVTHCVIGAGTGGTITGTGRYLKEVSADRPAADGGVVKIIGADPAGSVYSGGTGRPYFVEGVGEDMWPGNYDKAVPDDVIAVSDADSFAMTRRLAREEGLLVGGSSGMAVVAALQAAKDLPADAVVVVILPDSGRGYLGKIFNDQWMRSYGFLAGGDEASVGDVLKAKTGELPDLVHIHPNESVRDVINIMNEYGVSHIPVLSQEPPVVMGEVLGAVDERTLTAKLFRGEANLTDKISEHMEARLPVIGSLESIPTARDLLSGTDTLMVTFAGAPVGILTRHDLLAYLSN; this comes from the coding sequence ATGAAGTACGCCCAGTCCGTCCTGGACCTCATCGGCAACACGCCGCTCGTCAAACTCAACCACGTGACCGACGGCATCGCCGCGACAGTGCTGGTGAAGCTCGAATACCTGAATCCCGGCGGGTCCATCAAAGACCGCATCGCCGCCAAGATGATCGAAGAGGCGGAGCGCAGCGGCAAGCTGCAGCCCGGCGGAACCATTGTGGAGCCGACGTCCGGCAACACCGGCGTCGGTCTGGCCCTGGTGGCGCAGCAGAAGGGTTACCGCTGCATCTTTGTGGTCCCGGACAAGGTGGGTGAGGACAAGCGCGCCGTGCTCCAGGCCTACGGCGCCGAGGTCGTCGTGACGCCCACCGCCGTCGCACCGGACAGCCCGCAAAGCTACTACGGCGTCTCGGACCGGCTCGTCAGCGAAATTCCCGGTGCGTACAAGCCGGACCAGTTCTCCAACCCGGCGGCGCCGGGCAGCCACTACGAGTCCACCGGCCCCGAAATCTGGACCGACACCGAGGGCAAAGTTACGCACTGTGTCATCGGCGCCGGCACCGGCGGCACCATTACCGGCACCGGCCGCTACCTCAAGGAAGTCTCCGCGGACCGCCCCGCGGCCGACGGCGGCGTGGTCAAGATCATCGGCGCCGACCCGGCCGGATCGGTCTACTCCGGCGGCACCGGCCGGCCGTACTTCGTCGAAGGCGTCGGCGAGGACATGTGGCCCGGCAACTACGACAAGGCCGTCCCGGACGACGTCATCGCCGTCAGCGACGCCGACTCCTTCGCCATGACCCGGCGGCTGGCCCGCGAAGAGGGCCTGCTGGTGGGCGGTTCCTCCGGCATGGCCGTCGTCGCCGCGCTGCAGGCCGCCAAGGACCTGCCCGCCGACGCCGTCGTCGTCGTGATCCTGCCCGACTCCGGCCGCGGTTACCTGGGCAAAATCTTCAACGACCAGTGGATGCGCTCCTACGGCTTCCTCGCCGGCGGTGACGAAGCGTCGGTGGGCGACGTCCTCAAGGCCAAAACCGGGGAACTGCCGGACCTGGTGCACATCCACCCCAACGAGAGCGTCCGCGACGTCATCAACATCATGAACGAGTACGGGGTGTCGCACATCCCGGTGCTGTCGCAGGAACCGCCCGTGGTGATGGGCGAGGTCCTCGGCGCCGTCGATGAACGCACACTGACCGCGAAGCTCTTCCGCGGCGAGGCCAACCTCACGGACAAGATCTCCGAACACATGGAAGCGCGGCTGCCCGTGATCGGTTCGCTCGAATCGATCCCCACGGCCCGTGACCTCCTCTCCGGCACCGACACCCTCATGGTGACGTTCGCCGGCGCCCCGGTGGGAATCCTGACCCGCCACGACCTCCTCGCCTACCTCAGTAACTGA
- a CDS encoding cystathionine gamma-synthase → MSQPESTSAKNTGFNTRAVHAGQTFEPRTGAVVPPVHFSSTYAQDGIGGLRAGYEYGRGTNPTRDSLQEQLAALEGGTAAFSFSSGLAAEDSMIRALTRPGDHIVLGNDAYGGTYRLISRVLGEWGIGNSPVDMSNLDAVARAVAAGGSASGGGNTRLVWVETPSNPMMKITDIAALAKVAHDAGALLVVDNTFASPYLQNPLALGADIVVHSTTKYIGGHSDVVGGAIIVNDAELAEKIGFVQFAVGAVSGPMDAFLTTRGLKTLGVRMDRHSDNAQAVAEWLLQRPEVEAVLYPGLPSHPGHELAKRQMKKFGGMVSVQFKGGEAAARTVAESTSVFTLAESLGGIESLMNYPSEMTHASVKGTELAVPENLIRLSCGIEDVEDLIADLEQAFARLETGS, encoded by the coding sequence ATGTCCCAGCCAGAAAGCACTTCCGCGAAGAACACCGGGTTCAACACCCGGGCCGTGCACGCCGGCCAGACCTTCGAGCCGCGCACCGGTGCCGTGGTGCCTCCGGTGCACTTCTCATCCACCTACGCCCAGGACGGGATCGGCGGCCTCCGCGCCGGTTACGAATACGGCCGTGGCACCAACCCCACCCGGGACTCCCTGCAGGAACAGCTCGCCGCGCTTGAGGGCGGGACCGCTGCGTTCTCGTTCAGCTCCGGGCTGGCCGCGGAGGACTCGATGATCCGCGCGCTTACCCGGCCCGGGGACCACATTGTGCTCGGCAACGACGCCTACGGCGGAACGTACCGGCTGATCAGCCGCGTCCTGGGGGAGTGGGGCATCGGCAACTCCCCGGTGGACATGTCCAACCTTGACGCCGTGGCCCGGGCCGTCGCGGCAGGCGGTTCCGCATCCGGCGGCGGCAACACCCGGCTGGTCTGGGTGGAGACGCCGTCGAACCCGATGATGAAGATCACCGACATCGCCGCGCTCGCCAAGGTGGCGCACGACGCCGGCGCCCTCCTGGTCGTGGACAACACCTTCGCGTCCCCGTACCTGCAGAACCCGCTGGCGCTCGGCGCCGACATCGTCGTGCACTCCACCACCAAGTACATCGGCGGGCACTCCGACGTCGTCGGGGGCGCGATCATCGTCAACGACGCGGAACTGGCAGAGAAGATCGGCTTCGTGCAGTTCGCCGTCGGCGCCGTGTCCGGTCCGATGGACGCGTTCCTCACCACCCGCGGGCTGAAAACCCTTGGCGTGCGGATGGACCGGCACAGTGACAACGCCCAGGCCGTCGCGGAATGGCTGCTGCAGCGCCCCGAGGTGGAGGCCGTGCTGTACCCGGGCCTGCCTTCGCACCCGGGACACGAGCTGGCGAAGAGGCAGATGAAGAAGTTCGGCGGGATGGTTTCCGTGCAGTTTAAGGGCGGCGAAGCCGCGGCGCGCACCGTCGCCGAGTCCACGTCCGTCTTCACGCTGGCCGAGTCCTTGGGCGGCATCGAATCGCTGATGAACTACCCCTCGGAAATGACGCACGCATCCGTCAAGGGCACCGAACTGGCGGTCCCGGAGAACCTGATCCGGCTCTCCTGCGGCATCGAGGACGTCGAGGACCTGATTGCCGACCTTGAGCAGGCCTTCGCGCGCCTTGAGACGGGCAGCTAG
- a CDS encoding glycosyltransferase 87 family protein translates to MTVVSKAAGTSTRGRAATTAAGAAAVVAALAVLYTAYIPLMNDFEVYFYGGNRVLQTGETGVNELYAPRDGLPFTYPPFAALIFAVMAALGQSGGSLVFIATALLGAAVVSAWLTRHYFGLGRWRDAVADWRFRTVSLAGTAAILLLGPWRDTFDFGQINIILMGLILADFALYGKSRAGEFRWPAGLLIGIAAGIKLTPLAFGLYFLVRRDFKALGWMAAGFFGSIALAWALLPTASLTFWTKILPDTGRIGGPAYVDNLSVKGLLLHLGLPDSSSTTLVWLVLALGLTAVAALVIKWAVDADENFVAVSATALLMLLISPVSWSHHWVWMAVALPCMGFAIHRVPSRNGRMRLAGWVIVAASALAFYLTPKYLSVMAGAHEWGKDPQTQWQLIVASLGVVCGVAMLVYWALAYRPSRAALRPAS, encoded by the coding sequence GTGACTGTCGTTTCCAAGGCCGCCGGCACCTCCACGCGCGGCAGGGCGGCGACGACGGCGGCCGGTGCGGCCGCCGTCGTCGCCGCCCTGGCGGTGCTGTACACCGCGTACATTCCGCTGATGAACGACTTCGAGGTCTACTTCTACGGCGGAAACCGCGTTCTGCAGACCGGCGAGACGGGCGTCAACGAGCTCTACGCTCCCCGGGACGGCCTGCCGTTCACCTACCCGCCGTTCGCGGCGCTGATCTTCGCGGTGATGGCCGCGCTGGGCCAGAGCGGGGGGAGCCTGGTCTTCATTGCCACGGCGCTGCTCGGCGCCGCCGTCGTGTCCGCGTGGCTGACCCGGCACTACTTCGGCCTGGGCCGGTGGCGTGATGCGGTGGCGGACTGGCGGTTCCGTACCGTGTCGCTGGCCGGTACCGCCGCCATCCTGCTGCTGGGCCCGTGGCGGGACACTTTCGACTTCGGCCAGATCAATATCATCCTGATGGGCCTGATCCTGGCGGACTTTGCCCTGTACGGAAAGTCCCGGGCCGGGGAGTTCCGGTGGCCGGCGGGCCTGCTGATCGGGATCGCGGCCGGGATCAAGCTGACCCCGCTGGCGTTCGGGCTGTATTTCCTGGTCCGCCGCGACTTCAAAGCCCTGGGCTGGATGGCTGCCGGGTTCTTCGGCTCCATCGCGCTGGCCTGGGCCCTTCTTCCCACCGCGTCGCTGACCTTCTGGACCAAAATCCTGCCGGACACCGGGCGCATCGGCGGCCCGGCTTACGTGGACAACCTCTCGGTCAAGGGCCTGCTGCTGCATTTGGGGCTGCCGGACTCGTCCTCGACCACGCTGGTCTGGCTGGTGCTCGCCCTCGGCCTCACCGCCGTGGCCGCGCTCGTGATCAAGTGGGCGGTCGACGCGGACGAGAACTTCGTGGCCGTGTCCGCGACCGCGCTGCTGATGCTGCTCATCAGCCCGGTGTCGTGGTCCCACCACTGGGTCTGGATGGCTGTAGCGCTGCCGTGCATGGGATTCGCCATCCACCGGGTCCCCTCGCGGAACGGCCGGATGCGGCTGGCGGGCTGGGTGATCGTGGCCGCGTCCGCCCTCGCCTTCTACCTGACGCCCAAGTACCTGTCGGTCATGGCCGGGGCGCACGAGTGGGGCAAGGACCCGCAGACCCAGTGGCAGCTCATCGTCGCGAGCCTTGGCGTAGTCTGCGGGGTCGCCATGCTGGTCTACTGGGCGCTGGCTTACCGGCCCTCACGCGCTGCGCTGCGGCCCGCATCGTAG
- a CDS encoding glycosyltransferase 87 family protein: MPVLDADGRPAPPGNPSKPLTNTKPARPARAAVLASALLLLALAALVFVVRHWLTLWGEQGLDFSVYWYGGKILNDAGQAPSDLYQGYVDKAGGPALPFTYPPFAALLFGLFARLPEKVALNLFNTAGVLTAFWVAARTVRYWNGRTGWRETFRSPGNGWAAVILFLALLNLGPWRETLAFGQINILLMGLMAADLLARNPRWSRGIPGRGFLVGVAAGIKLTPLVFGLYFLLRKDWRGLLNMAAGFFTTVFIGGLLRPAETLEFWLSTLPDTSRIGGAGYVDNLSLKGALLHFGVPEAAVTVPWLVMSVLVVALAASIIKTASEQGARVVAISATALTMLLISPVSWSHHWVWVAMVLPAFAWTLRETPRRYRGTRWLLGTVLGVSVLVFLFSPKTIGTALGAQNLDLQTPDLWIMASSAGVFCAVALMLCWLFVLRRGSLARDVINIDRTLKPAAAALLPQPPR, translated from the coding sequence ATGCCAGTGCTCGACGCCGATGGCCGCCCGGCCCCGCCCGGGAACCCGTCCAAGCCCCTGACGAACACGAAGCCGGCACGCCCGGCCCGAGCCGCCGTGCTCGCGTCGGCTCTGCTTCTGCTGGCGCTGGCCGCTTTGGTCTTCGTGGTGAGGCACTGGTTGACCCTCTGGGGCGAGCAGGGCCTGGACTTCAGCGTCTACTGGTATGGCGGCAAGATCCTCAACGACGCGGGCCAGGCGCCGTCGGACCTCTACCAAGGCTACGTCGACAAGGCCGGCGGCCCGGCGCTGCCGTTCACCTACCCGCCCTTTGCCGCCCTGCTCTTCGGCCTGTTCGCCAGGCTCCCGGAAAAAGTTGCGCTGAACCTGTTCAACACAGCGGGAGTCCTCACGGCGTTCTGGGTGGCGGCCCGCACGGTCCGCTATTGGAATGGCAGGACAGGCTGGCGGGAGACCTTCCGCTCGCCGGGCAACGGCTGGGCCGCGGTGATCCTGTTTTTAGCCTTGCTCAATCTCGGTCCCTGGCGCGAGACGCTTGCTTTCGGGCAAATCAACATCCTGCTTATGGGGCTGATGGCTGCCGACCTGCTGGCCCGGAACCCCCGCTGGTCCCGCGGCATCCCCGGACGGGGGTTCCTGGTGGGTGTAGCCGCCGGCATCAAACTGACCCCGCTGGTGTTCGGGCTCTACTTCCTGCTTCGCAAGGACTGGCGCGGCCTGCTGAACATGGCGGCGGGATTCTTCACAACTGTCTTCATCGGAGGCCTGCTGCGCCCGGCTGAAACCCTCGAGTTCTGGCTCTCCACCCTGCCGGACACCTCCCGGATCGGTGGGGCAGGCTACGTCGACAACCTGTCACTCAAAGGCGCGCTGCTCCACTTCGGCGTTCCCGAGGCCGCCGTCACCGTGCCGTGGCTGGTTATGAGCGTGCTGGTGGTGGCCCTCGCCGCCAGCATCATCAAGACCGCGAGCGAACAGGGCGCGCGGGTGGTCGCTATCTCCGCCACAGCGCTGACCATGCTGCTGATCAGCCCGGTCTCCTGGTCGCACCACTGGGTATGGGTCGCTATGGTGCTGCCGGCCTTCGCCTGGACCCTCCGCGAGACACCACGCCGCTACCGCGGGACCCGGTGGCTGCTGGGAACGGTGCTTGGCGTGTCCGTGCTCGTTTTTCTGTTTTCGCCCAAAACGATCGGCACTGCCCTCGGAGCGCAAAACCTGGACCTGCAGACACCAGACTTGTGGATAATGGCGTCCAGCGCTGGCGTCTTCTGCGCTGTTGCCCTCATGCTGTGCTGGCTGTTCGTCCTGCGTCGGGGATCATTGGCCCGGGACGTCATCAACATCGACCGGACGCTGAAGCCAGCGGCTGCGGCCCTGCTGCCGCAACCGCCGCGCTAG
- a CDS encoding SDR family oxidoreductase translates to MTPSTASPQPAPENLGTKAAPGPAVQRKTALVTGVGRLAGLGAGIARRLAADGWDLVLTYWQDYDARMPWGVQPDDVERLTAELQATGAAVVAVQADFQDPGAVDRLMAAAANEAGSLQGLVLSHAESVDSGILDTSIESFDRHFAVNTRASWQVITAFARQVPAGGGAIVALTSDHTAFNLPYGASKGALDRIVIAAARELGPLGISANALNPGPVDTGWMDEQLREDLAGRQPGGRLGTPADVAGTVAFLLSPEGRWVSGQLVKADGGFSA, encoded by the coding sequence ATGACCCCGTCCACCGCTTCGCCTCAGCCTGCACCCGAGAACCTGGGCACAAAGGCCGCCCCCGGGCCGGCCGTGCAACGCAAGACCGCGCTGGTGACCGGCGTCGGACGGCTCGCCGGACTCGGCGCCGGCATCGCCCGCCGGCTTGCCGCCGACGGCTGGGACCTCGTCCTGACCTACTGGCAGGACTACGACGCCAGGATGCCGTGGGGCGTCCAGCCCGACGACGTCGAACGGCTCACCGCCGAGTTGCAGGCCACCGGCGCCGCTGTGGTGGCGGTGCAGGCCGACTTCCAGGATCCGGGGGCAGTCGACCGGCTGATGGCCGCTGCGGCAAACGAGGCGGGAAGCCTCCAGGGGCTCGTCCTGAGCCATGCCGAGTCGGTGGATTCCGGCATTCTGGACACGAGCATCGAGAGCTTCGACCGGCACTTTGCGGTCAATACCCGCGCAAGCTGGCAGGTGATTACGGCCTTCGCCCGGCAGGTTCCGGCCGGCGGCGGCGCCATCGTGGCCCTCACCAGCGACCACACCGCCTTCAATCTGCCCTACGGCGCCTCCAAAGGCGCCCTGGACCGGATCGTGATTGCCGCGGCCCGGGAGCTCGGCCCGCTGGGCATCAGTGCCAACGCGCTCAACCCGGGGCCGGTGGACACCGGCTGGATGGACGAGCAGTTGCGCGAGGACCTGGCCGGGAGGCAGCCCGGCGGACGGCTCGGAACTCCGGCGGACGTCGCCGGGACGGTGGCGTTCCTGCTCTCGCCCGAGGGCCGCTGGGTATCCGGGCAGCTGGTCAAGGCCGACGGCGGCTTCTCCGCCTGA
- a CDS encoding acyl-CoA dehydrogenase family protein codes for MSSDGAMNASDVMALDSLLSAEELAVREGIRDFTNQRIRPGIAGWYDDGVFPLDLAPELGELGVLGMQLEGYGCPGRSAVEYGLAAMELEAGDSGIRTFVSVQGSLAMTAIHLWGSEEQKQEWLPRMAAGEMIGCFALTEPTAGSDPAAMQTFARRDGTGEDAGWILDGAKRWIGLASVADVLVVWAMTDDGVRGFLVPAGTPGVTAAPITQKLSMRASIQCDVAFDGVRLGPEALLPAARGLRGPFSCLNEARYGIAWGAMGAARDSYEAALRYSQERLQFGKPLAGYQLTQEKLVNMLVEIQKGTLLALQLGRLKDAGKLRPEQISLGKLNNVREAIAIAREARTILGGNGITLDYSPLRHAANLESVRTYEGTDEVHTLVLGQHITGLAAFR; via the coding sequence ATGAGCAGCGATGGAGCGATGAATGCGTCCGATGTGATGGCCCTCGATTCCCTGTTGAGCGCCGAGGAGCTGGCAGTACGGGAGGGGATCCGCGATTTCACCAACCAGCGGATCCGCCCCGGCATTGCCGGCTGGTACGACGACGGCGTGTTCCCGCTGGACCTGGCTCCGGAACTGGGTGAACTCGGGGTGCTGGGCATGCAGCTGGAAGGCTACGGTTGCCCGGGGCGCTCCGCCGTCGAGTACGGCCTGGCCGCGATGGAGCTCGAGGCCGGTGATTCCGGGATCCGCACCTTTGTGTCGGTGCAGGGCTCCCTCGCAATGACCGCCATCCACTTGTGGGGCTCGGAAGAGCAAAAGCAGGAATGGCTGCCCCGGATGGCCGCCGGCGAGATGATCGGCTGCTTCGCCCTGACCGAACCCACTGCCGGTTCCGACCCCGCAGCCATGCAAACCTTCGCCCGCCGGGATGGCACCGGCGAGGACGCCGGCTGGATCCTGGACGGCGCCAAGCGCTGGATCGGGCTGGCCTCCGTGGCGGACGTGCTGGTGGTCTGGGCCATGACCGACGACGGCGTGCGCGGCTTCCTGGTTCCCGCAGGGACACCGGGCGTCACGGCGGCGCCGATCACGCAGAAACTCTCAATGCGGGCGTCGATCCAGTGCGATGTCGCGTTCGACGGTGTCCGGCTCGGCCCGGAGGCGCTGCTGCCGGCGGCGCGCGGGCTGCGCGGTCCCTTCAGCTGCCTGAACGAGGCGCGGTACGGGATCGCGTGGGGTGCGATGGGGGCTGCCCGGGACTCCTATGAGGCCGCGCTGCGGTACTCGCAGGAGCGCCTGCAGTTCGGGAAACCGCTGGCCGGGTACCAGCTCACCCAGGAGAAGCTGGTGAACATGCTGGTGGAAATCCAGAAGGGCACACTGCTGGCGCTGCAGCTGGGCCGGCTCAAGGACGCCGGAAAGCTGCGGCCGGAACAGATTTCGCTGGGCAAGCTGAACAACGTGCGGGAAGCGATCGCGATCGCCCGGGAGGCACGGACCATCCTGGGCGGAAACGGCATCACGCTGGACTACTCACCGCTGCGGCACGCCGCCAACCTCGAATCGGTCCGGACCTACGAGGGCACCGACGAGGTGCACACCCTGGTCCTGGGCCAGCACATCACCGGGCTGGCCGCCTTCCGCTGA
- a CDS encoding MOSC domain-containing protein yields MKTASVLAVCRVHQLLSDEGRLGVTAIDKRAVDGPVKVHRLGLRGDVQVDRVDHGGEDQALYAYSQADADYWAAELGRDIPPGYLGENLRVAGLEATHAVIGERWRIGLDVEVEVTSPRIPCGTFQRRVNEPHWVKRFTEAGRVGTYLRVVRVGSVRAGDHIHRSYVPAHGVTVGKWFSDPTVQDMEALRDADAEGSIRLQAEYHRQFEKLQAKTRS; encoded by the coding sequence ATGAAAACCGCCTCTGTCCTTGCCGTCTGCCGGGTGCACCAGCTGCTCAGCGATGAGGGCAGGCTCGGGGTGACCGCCATCGACAAGCGGGCCGTGGATGGACCCGTCAAGGTTCACCGGCTGGGGCTGCGGGGGGACGTCCAGGTTGACCGCGTCGATCACGGCGGCGAAGACCAGGCCCTTTACGCCTACTCGCAGGCCGACGCCGACTACTGGGCCGCGGAACTGGGGCGGGACATCCCGCCGGGCTACCTCGGCGAGAATCTGCGCGTCGCCGGCCTCGAAGCGACCCACGCCGTAATCGGCGAACGCTGGCGGATCGGGCTCGACGTCGAGGTCGAGGTCACCTCCCCGCGCATCCCGTGCGGCACCTTCCAGCGGCGGGTCAACGAACCGCACTGGGTGAAGCGGTTCACGGAAGCCGGCAGGGTGGGGACGTACCTGCGGGTGGTGCGGGTCGGCAGCGTCCGGGCCGGGGACCACATCCACCGCTCCTACGTGCCAGCGCACGGCGTGACCGTGGGCAAGTGGTTCTCCGACCCCACGGTCCAGGATATGGAGGCCCTCCGGGACGCCGACGCCGAGGGTTCCATCCGGTTGCAGGCGGAGTACCACCGGCAGTTCGAGAAGCTGCAGGCGAAGACCCGGAGCTAG